The following are encoded together in the Diabrotica undecimpunctata isolate CICGRU chromosome 7, icDiaUnde3, whole genome shotgun sequence genome:
- the LOC140446438 gene encoding uncharacterized protein: protein MYGINEDARAASKDLFWDKASEIIDSLEGNTIVLEDLNGRVCNLRTEKAPQTPKQIRDKEGHLLHDNNHNLDRWKQYFEDLLNIQNDVDIITEEPEEAEHEDQIQNEITIAVTKEIIQKLKKGKAAGFDKITAEMLKKMGDRGIELLTKVCNRAWSQCQIPKDWEVRVILPIFKKECAYADDLVIFGINEEALNRNLQVWNAALIKRNLRINNEKTKVIVCGKNRKQTKITLNGNTLEQVDTYKYLRVHIENRGSGGTEISSRIESAAWMYHAIKSTFLPKKEVSEKAKVTIY, encoded by the exons atgtatggaataaatgaaGACGCAAGAGCAGCTAGCAAAGACCTATTCTGGGATAAGGCCTCAGAAATAATAGATAGTTTAGAAGGCAATACTATAGTATTAGAGGATTTAAATGGTCGAGTGTGT AATTTAAGAACCGAAAAGGCTCCACAAACACCAAAGCAAATAAGGGACAAAGAAGGACACTTACTGCATGACAATAACCACAACCTAGATAGATGGAAGCAATATTTCGAGGATCTACTGAATATCCAAAACGATGTAGACATTATCACAGAAGAACCAGAAGAGGCAGAGCACGAAGACCAAATTCAAAACGAAATAACTATAGCAGTAACAAAAGAAATCATACAAAAGCTTAAGAAAGGTAAGGCGGCTGGATTTGATAAAATCACAGCAGAAATGCTTAAAAAGATGGGCGACAGGGGCATTGAACTGCTAACAAAAGTATGTAATAGGGCATGGAGTCAGTGCCAAATACCAAAAGATTGGGAAGTGAGAGTTATTTTACCCATCTTCAAAAAGG AGTGtgcatacgcagacgatctaGTGATATTTGGGATAAATGAAGAAGCACTCAATCGAAATTTGCAAGTATGGAACGCTGCACTAATTAAACGAAATTTGAGGATCAATAATGAGAAGACGAAAGTAATAGTatgtggaaaaaatagaaaacaaacgaaGATAACACTTAACGGAAATACACTCGAACAAGTCGATACTTACAAATACTTGAGAGTACACATAGAGAACAGAGGAAGTGGAGGAACTGAAATAAGTTCCAGAATAGAAAGTGCTGCTTGGATGTACCACGCAATTAAAAGTACGTTTTTGCCGAAAAAAGAAGTATCCGAAAAAGCCAAAGTGACCATATACTAG